One Osmerus eperlanus chromosome 13, fOsmEpe2.1, whole genome shotgun sequence genomic region harbors:
- the LOC134032440 gene encoding sperm microtubule associated protein 2-like isoform X1, with protein MVSGKTGIQPRFGPSSRILELAQHKVPKTIWVTTPCSKLTWGNQDSIWPLSFSALGAVPTDRIQYLSRHKRVFSACDDHLRKQEEESVSRKASRPSSKKLQAQHIVRLSTPKSRTRSSQEMRLPHTSECEYSCPIWHISPQGRPAETPPRLLQLASPKLNHPSFTPAREKVETYISYAAKTARTTPRLDMLSLPKMKHNQMFMERGRPEDPIWLVSKAAKKATASPRLTELSAAKQLSKDYIPLRDPVWPRSRI; from the exons ATGGTGTCTGGAAAAACAG GAATACAGCCCAGATTTGGTCCATCAAGCAG AATCCTGGAACTTGCCCAGCACAAAGTGCCCAAAACGATATGGGTCACAACTCCGTG CAGCAAGCTCACCTGGGGTAACCAGGACTCTATATGGCCTTTATCGTTCTCGGCTCTGGGAGCCGTTCCAACGGACAGAATCCAATACCTGTCCAGGCACAAAAGAGTCTTCTCAGCATGCGATGACCACCTGAG gaagcaggaggaggagagcgtctCCAGGAAGGCATCACGTCCTTCCTCCAAGAAGCTCCAGGCTCAACACATTGTGCGCTTGTCAACGCCCAAGTCCAGAACCCGCAGCTCCCAGGAAATGAG GCTTCCCCATACCTCAGAATGTGAGTACAGCTGCCCTATCTGGCACATAAGCCCACAAGGAAGACCAGCTGAGACCCCTCCTCGCCTGCTGCAGCTGGCCAGTCCCAAACTGAACCACCCCAGCTTCACACCTGCCCGGGAG aaagtggAAACATATATTTCCTATGCTGCCAAAACAGCTCGTACGACTCCCAGACTGGACATGCTCTCGCTGCCTAAGATGAAACACAATCAGATGTTTATGGAGCGAGGACGCCCAGAAGATCCTATATGGCTG GTTTCCAAGGCGGCGAAGAAGGCGACAGCGTCCCCTCGCCTGACAGAGCTGTCAGCAGCAAAGCAGCTCTCTAAGGACTACATCCCACTGCGAGACCCAGTATGGCCCCGCAGCAGAATCTAG
- the LOC134032440 gene encoding sperm microtubule associated protein 2-like isoform X2, which yields MVSGKTGIQPRFGPSSRILELAQHKVPKTIWVTTPCKLTWGNQDSIWPLSFSALGAVPTDRIQYLSRHKRVFSACDDHLRKQEEESVSRKASRPSSKKLQAQHIVRLSTPKSRTRSSQEMRLPHTSECEYSCPIWHISPQGRPAETPPRLLQLASPKLNHPSFTPAREKVETYISYAAKTARTTPRLDMLSLPKMKHNQMFMERGRPEDPIWLVSKAAKKATASPRLTELSAAKQLSKDYIPLRDPVWPRSRI from the exons ATGGTGTCTGGAAAAACAG GAATACAGCCCAGATTTGGTCCATCAAGCAG AATCCTGGAACTTGCCCAGCACAAAGTGCCCAAAACGATATGGGTCACAACTCCGTG CAAGCTCACCTGGGGTAACCAGGACTCTATATGGCCTTTATCGTTCTCGGCTCTGGGAGCCGTTCCAACGGACAGAATCCAATACCTGTCCAGGCACAAAAGAGTCTTCTCAGCATGCGATGACCACCTGAG gaagcaggaggaggagagcgtctCCAGGAAGGCATCACGTCCTTCCTCCAAGAAGCTCCAGGCTCAACACATTGTGCGCTTGTCAACGCCCAAGTCCAGAACCCGCAGCTCCCAGGAAATGAG GCTTCCCCATACCTCAGAATGTGAGTACAGCTGCCCTATCTGGCACATAAGCCCACAAGGAAGACCAGCTGAGACCCCTCCTCGCCTGCTGCAGCTGGCCAGTCCCAAACTGAACCACCCCAGCTTCACACCTGCCCGGGAG aaagtggAAACATATATTTCCTATGCTGCCAAAACAGCTCGTACGACTCCCAGACTGGACATGCTCTCGCTGCCTAAGATGAAACACAATCAGATGTTTATGGAGCGAGGACGCCCAGAAGATCCTATATGGCTG GTTTCCAAGGCGGCGAAGAAGGCGACAGCGTCCCCTCGCCTGACAGAGCTGTCAGCAGCAAAGCAGCTCTCTAAGGACTACATCCCACTGCGAGACCCAGTATGGCCCCGCAGCAGAATCTAG